One Fundidesulfovibrio putealis DSM 16056 DNA segment encodes these proteins:
- a CDS encoding secondary thiamine-phosphate synthase enzyme YjbQ has protein sequence MHTLTVKTARREDLVAITAQLQDIVAVNGWQSGMLFLHCPHTTAGLTVNENADPDVVRDVLATLSRLVPKEGDYRHSEGNSDAHVKASCMGPGLSLIVEGGRIRLGTWQGVFFCEFDGPRNRQLWVQWMGA, from the coding sequence ATGCACACCTTGACCGTCAAGACCGCCCGGCGCGAAGACCTGGTGGCCATCACCGCGCAGCTTCAGGACATTGTAGCCGTAAATGGCTGGCAGAGCGGCATGCTGTTCCTGCACTGCCCCCACACCACCGCAGGCCTGACCGTGAACGAAAACGCCGACCCGGACGTGGTGCGCGACGTGCTGGCCACGCTCTCCCGGCTGGTGCCCAAGGAGGGCGACTACCGCCACAGCGAGGGCAACTCCGACGCGCACGTGAAGGCCAGTTGCATGGGGCCGGGGTTGAGCCTGATCGTGGAGGGCGGGCGCATCCGCCTGGGCACGTGGCAGGGCGTGTTCTTCTGCGAGTTCGACGGCCCCAGGAACCGGCAGCTGTGGGTGCAGTGGATGGGCGCGTGA
- a CDS encoding VTT domain-containing protein, which translates to MTMAEIWDVFIHLEGHLLGLNAEYGLWVYGLMFLVVFAETGLIIATALPSDTVLFAVGALVSRGADFSLWGTLLLTILAAFLGDTVNFACGRYLGGHFFARRRIPFLSPQALEKAHQYYELHGGVTIIAARFVPILRGVAPLVGGIVRMEWREFLKYNAIGKIIWTPLYLFGGYFFGQIPWVQQNFNVAIFFALGAPLLGVVARMVYLTVAKGR; encoded by the coding sequence ATGACGATGGCTGAAATCTGGGACGTGTTCATCCACCTGGAAGGTCATCTGCTCGGTTTGAACGCAGAATACGGCCTGTGGGTGTACGGGCTCATGTTCCTGGTGGTGTTCGCGGAGACGGGCCTTATCATCGCTACGGCGCTGCCGTCGGACACGGTGCTCTTCGCCGTGGGGGCGCTGGTTTCGCGCGGAGCGGACTTCAGCCTGTGGGGGACGCTTTTGCTGACCATCCTGGCAGCCTTTTTGGGCGACACCGTGAACTTCGCCTGCGGCCGCTACCTGGGCGGACACTTTTTCGCGCGGCGCAGGATTCCCTTCCTGTCTCCCCAGGCCCTCGAAAAAGCTCATCAATACTACGAACTCCACGGCGGCGTGACCATCATCGCCGCGCGGTTCGTGCCCATCCTGCGGGGCGTCGCGCCGCTGGTGGGTGGCATCGTGCGCATGGAGTGGCGCGAATTCCTGAAATACAACGCCATCGGCAAAATTATCTGGACGCCGCTGTACCTCTTCGGCGGCTACTTTTTCGGGCAGATTCCCTGGGTGCAGCAGAACTTCAACGTGGCCATCTTCTTCGCCCTGGGCGCGCCGCTCCTTGGCGTGGTAGCCCGCATGGTCTACCTGACCGTGGCCAAAGGACGCTGA